The uncultured Hyphomonas sp. genome includes a window with the following:
- a CDS encoding TonB-dependent receptor: MSAFYKGISLVALASALAAGAAVAQDAVEDAADSAVRLETVTVRGFALQNQLAIAEKRNNDTTADFLAADEINRQPDYNIADAFRRAPGVFTIFDEDEGRYVGIRGLNADYTIASLDGSLIATAERGNRRVNLEAIPSSAVKRLEVFKSRTANLEGNAIGGTINMVTRSAFDADGLYAVGSAGIGYTTDQDVPGEGYGRDSDNGPSYRGEFTISNTFANDTFGVVASGSYLQRRRDQQRFGGSYSGSTPANDFPNTNSVIYQGYPNTIERFGGFLKFEYQPNEDFFVDTLFSRYTQEDTELRLGQQINLRGAQTAVDGDTNAYARGQAFIRFNDFFIDKPIFTAQSHMRWTPGEDHVIKASASYSEATFHEPSNQILFTTPNNLDELGGEYDWRDGAPVVSVNDPAFLLNGANYPFTSYIFYDQDNDDYVSEYSADYGYNTDRGDMGLGFDTGFQFRNNTRDFDEQRSTYTLADGNTLDASDFILNDTFSGPYNNYDMLILDGGAFLDYFRANGSLFDEAVSNTRSDYNFSEDVTAAYGQAVYKADRFKILAGLRWEQTETTVKRPRTENGVATVVSRTSKYDNLLPSITGYYDLTENLKLRGSYFQAVGRPNPSDLAGSENVTIGGDGMPQLSRGNPDLEARTSDNFDMSLEYFFPENQGLLAVALFSKDIDNEIFRFQTEETIDGVVTRVTQPRNVASASLKGFEVSYVQNNLGDLVDMLDGFGVQANYTWFDGKSDVVGADAEVLREIDQLRQQPKYVFNASVFYDRGPFETRVTYALASSYPTSVSSSATSYGDREDEEYFQLDWTARYDLTSRLQLTGEVRNITNETKSNYQTSEWGNALRDYSTYGRTVFFGVAFKY, from the coding sequence ATGTCGGCTTTTTACAAGGGAATATCACTGGTCGCGTTGGCGTCGGCGCTGGCTGCTGGAGCTGCAGTCGCGCAGGATGCAGTTGAGGATGCTGCGGACAGCGCTGTGCGCCTCGAGACGGTGACAGTGCGGGGGTTCGCATTGCAAAACCAGCTCGCCATCGCCGAAAAGCGCAACAACGATACCACGGCAGACTTCCTGGCCGCGGACGAGATCAACCGCCAGCCGGACTACAACATCGCTGATGCGTTCCGCCGGGCACCCGGTGTGTTCACCATCTTCGACGAAGATGAAGGCCGTTATGTCGGCATCCGGGGCCTGAACGCCGACTACACGATCGCTTCGCTGGACGGCTCGCTTATCGCAACGGCCGAACGCGGAAACCGCCGTGTCAACCTCGAAGCCATCCCGTCGAGCGCCGTGAAGCGCCTCGAAGTCTTCAAATCGCGCACGGCAAACCTGGAAGGCAACGCCATCGGCGGCACCATCAACATGGTGACGCGTTCCGCCTTCGATGCAGATGGCCTCTACGCAGTCGGCTCGGCCGGTATCGGTTACACCACCGACCAGGATGTGCCCGGCGAAGGATATGGCCGCGACAGCGATAACGGCCCGTCTTACCGAGGTGAGTTCACGATCTCGAACACCTTCGCGAACGACACGTTCGGCGTCGTCGCATCGGGGTCTTACCTTCAGCGCCGCCGCGACCAGCAACGCTTCGGCGGCAGCTATAGCGGGTCCACCCCGGCAAATGATTTTCCGAACACGAACAGCGTGATCTATCAGGGCTACCCGAACACGATCGAGCGGTTCGGCGGCTTCCTGAAGTTCGAGTATCAGCCGAACGAGGACTTCTTCGTCGATACACTGTTCTCGCGCTACACGCAGGAAGACACCGAACTCCGCCTCGGGCAGCAGATCAATCTTCGCGGCGCGCAGACCGCCGTGGACGGCGACACGAACGCCTACGCGCGCGGCCAGGCCTTCATCCGGTTCAACGACTTCTTCATCGACAAGCCGATCTTCACGGCCCAGAGCCACATGCGCTGGACCCCCGGAGAAGACCATGTGATCAAGGCCTCGGCCAGCTATTCGGAAGCCACCTTCCACGAACCGTCGAACCAGATCCTGTTCACGACCCCGAACAATCTGGACGAACTCGGCGGTGAGTATGATTGGCGCGATGGCGCGCCGGTCGTCTCTGTCAATGATCCGGCATTCCTGCTGAATGGTGCGAACTATCCTTTCACCAGCTACATCTTCTACGATCAGGATAATGACGACTACGTGAGCGAGTACTCCGCCGACTACGGGTACAATACCGACCGCGGCGATATGGGGCTGGGCTTCGATACCGGCTTCCAGTTCCGCAACAATACGCGTGACTTCGATGAGCAGCGTTCGACCTACACGCTGGCGGACGGCAATACCCTGGACGCGTCGGATTTCATCCTGAACGACACATTCAGCGGTCCGTACAACAATTACGACATGCTGATCCTCGATGGCGGCGCCTTCCTCGACTATTTCCGCGCCAATGGCAGCCTTTTCGACGAGGCGGTTTCGAATACCAGATCGGATTACAACTTCTCTGAAGACGTGACCGCGGCCTACGGGCAGGCCGTTTACAAGGCCGACCGGTTCAAGATCCTGGCCGGCCTACGCTGGGAGCAGACGGAAACGACCGTGAAGCGCCCCCGGACCGAAAACGGGGTGGCAACCGTGGTGTCCCGCACCAGCAAGTACGACAACCTGCTGCCGTCAATCACCGGCTATTACGACCTGACGGAAAACCTCAAGCTGCGCGGTTCCTACTTCCAGGCTGTCGGACGGCCCAACCCGAGCGATCTCGCCGGGTCGGAGAACGTCACCATTGGCGGCGACGGCATGCCCCAGCTCTCGCGCGGCAACCCCGATCTCGAAGCCCGGACGTCGGACAATTTCGATATGTCCCTGGAGTATTTTTTCCCGGAGAACCAGGGCCTGCTGGCGGTCGCTCTTTTCAGTAAGGATATCGACAATGAAATCTTCCGTTTCCAGACGGAGGAAACCATTGACGGCGTTGTGACCCGCGTCACCCAGCCGCGCAACGTGGCCTCCGCAAGCCTGAAAGGCTTCGAGGTCAGCTATGTCCAGAACAATCTTGGCGACCTGGTCGACATGCTGGACGGCTTCGGTGTGCAGGCCAACTATACCTGGTTCGATGGCAAGTCGGACGTCGTGGGCGCAGATGCGGAAGTGTTGCGTGAAATCGACCAGCTGCGCCAGCAACCCAAATACGTGTTCAACGCGTCCGTCTTCTATGACCGGGGCCCGTTCGAGACGCGTGTGACCTATGCCCTTGCGAGCAGCTATCCGACCAGCGTGTCCAGCTCGGCAACCTCCTACGGCGACCGGGAAGACGAAGAGTACTTCCAGCTGGACTGGACGGCGCGTTACGACCTGACCAGCCGGCTGCAGCTGACGGGTGAAGTGCGTAACATCACCAATGAAACGAAGAGCAACTACCAGACGTCCGAGTGGGGCAATGCCCTGCGCGACTACAGCACGTATGGCCGGACCGTGTTCTTCGGCGTCGCGTTTAAATACTAA
- a CDS encoding MFS transporter, with translation MQNVFRPSSTSVLDLSSHPKTVIALGRYGAGAGMERPATPFSRTLFFYFAHVFLYDFIFGYAIFPAYFQLKGASPELIGALLAFWAACIILLEIPAGLLADIADRRRLLCLAPLVKATCFLIWVTAHGNVAFYFVGIAFWSLASALRSGTKEALLYEHIIASDQIHRYTAILGRERAFQEGATLLGAALGSLVASRNLELAFWMSIPPLVLCAVAAGFVADIRRDRARVTDTPSSRSAGLLRNTLKDYLSKPDVRYLTLYVALCVTFLGTLEDFNQLFLLAIRMPVWSIGLIISGIGVARLALAYHASLFERFPATSWLSPLVCGGALVAAGFLPPVFALAAMAAAFILVSPLVVVTMSRFQKTLDNASRATTTSVMSAFMEGLSVVFNLGIAVLFSQLNVVKAYQAGGIYLLIFALWELSRHLRISRALPVAEPTKKLHRTVVVPSDHVS, from the coding sequence GTGCAAAATGTATTCAGGCCTTCTTCAACTTCAGTATTGGATTTATCATCGCATCCTAAGACGGTAATAGCGCTTGGGCGATATGGGGCTGGAGCAGGTATGGAACGACCAGCCACGCCTTTCTCGCGGACCCTCTTTTTTTACTTTGCGCACGTCTTTTTATACGACTTCATCTTCGGCTATGCGATTTTTCCCGCTTATTTTCAGCTGAAGGGCGCGTCCCCTGAACTGATTGGCGCGCTCCTGGCGTTCTGGGCCGCCTGTATCATCCTGCTTGAAATTCCCGCCGGCCTACTGGCCGACATTGCCGACCGGCGCCGCCTCCTGTGCCTCGCTCCGCTGGTAAAGGCGACCTGTTTCCTGATCTGGGTGACGGCCCATGGAAATGTTGCCTTCTATTTCGTCGGCATCGCCTTCTGGTCGCTCGCTTCGGCGCTTCGGTCCGGCACGAAGGAAGCCTTGCTTTACGAGCATATCATCGCCAGTGACCAGATCCATCGATACACCGCGATCCTCGGACGCGAGCGCGCGTTCCAGGAAGGCGCAACCCTTTTGGGAGCGGCGCTGGGAAGCCTGGTAGCCAGCCGGAACCTTGAATTGGCGTTCTGGATGTCGATCCCGCCGCTGGTCCTGTGTGCCGTGGCTGCAGGCTTCGTTGCTGATATTCGCCGCGACAGGGCCCGTGTGACGGATACACCCTCAAGCCGGTCTGCGGGGCTGCTGAGAAACACACTGAAGGATTACCTCTCCAAGCCGGACGTGCGTTACCTCACCCTTTATGTGGCGCTATGCGTGACGTTTCTCGGCACGCTGGAGGACTTCAACCAGTTGTTCCTGCTGGCAATTCGCATGCCGGTCTGGTCCATTGGTCTGATTATTTCCGGCATTGGAGTCGCGCGGCTGGCACTGGCCTACCATGCCAGCCTGTTCGAGCGCTTTCCGGCGACCAGCTGGCTGTCGCCCCTGGTCTGCGGCGGGGCGCTGGTCGCCGCCGGGTTCCTGCCGCCGGTGTTCGCTCTCGCCGCCATGGCTGCCGCGTTCATCTTGGTCTCGCCCCTGGTCGTCGTGACGATGAGCCGTTTTCAGAAGACGCTGGACAATGCAAGCCGCGCGACAACCACGTCTGTCATGAGTGCGTTCATGGAAGGGCTGTCAGTCGTTTTCAATCTTGGAATTGCCGTCCTATTCAGCCAACTGAACGTTGTGAAAGCCTATCAGGCGGGGGGCATTTATCTGCTGATATTCGCGCTCTGGGAACTCAGCCGGCACCTCAGGATTTCCCGTGCGCTGCCCGTAGCTGAACCAACAAAAAAACTTCACAGAACTGTCGTTGTCCCAAGCGACCACGTTTCGTAA
- a CDS encoding phosphodiester glycosidase family protein, which produces MTFLLRNLFLLGLAAMSAVCVAPVRGAIAEPAAPVVTLRTGLVRMLSYNVRVETDETAWERRRETVMQVLTATDYDVIAIQEASELMIADYQAALPDHYYVVGERSDGHRGDQSWYEFNPIFFNPARFEKLDAGSIWVGEDPARPGDTLVGSKPHGRVFTWIVLRECATGRRLAVGNVHVHGAESSRAIDLLVETLRAHAGDAEMVLLGDFNSEPGSEAYTHLTGRDGYGFVDAMLTAADVSGDGVTTIGQGQAVPEGDAGFKTGSDARRIDFIFAEQGLGVEAYNVPDSAIRDGVFASDHMPLAVILELPDRSPPPPQPEGEIAEGVTYSRILREGERPLVAHIVTVDLTNPNYRFTVTPQDTSAGAEYTARLTSNYLETTGAALAFNGSYFLPFSGGSPGGDDYYPHVGDPVSVSGAAISGGETVSPVETDIDIRVNAMICFDALRIAIKDGQACPAGYSDGLAAGPHLLADGKTRDFAAFDNRYASTPAPRTAVGISADRKTAWIVAVDGRQQGYSLGADLNDLVAIFTSLGASDAINLDGGGSTTLVARSADGLPLVLNRPIHTGVPGRERPVANQIVLLPATQARQGD; this is translated from the coding sequence ATGACCTTCCTCCTCCGAAACCTGTTCCTTCTGGGCCTTGCCGCGATGTCTGCAGTCTGCGTGGCACCCGTGCGCGGCGCCATTGCTGAGCCAGCGGCGCCTGTTGTGACCTTGCGGACCGGGTTAGTCCGAATGCTCAGCTACAACGTACGGGTCGAGACAGACGAGACCGCCTGGGAGCGCCGGCGCGAGACGGTGATGCAGGTTCTGACGGCAACCGACTATGACGTGATTGCGATCCAGGAAGCCAGCGAGTTGATGATCGCGGACTATCAGGCCGCCCTGCCAGACCACTACTATGTCGTAGGTGAGCGCAGCGACGGTCACCGGGGCGATCAGTCCTGGTATGAGTTCAATCCGATCTTTTTCAATCCGGCCCGTTTTGAGAAATTGGATGCGGGGTCGATATGGGTCGGGGAAGATCCCGCCCGTCCAGGCGATACGTTGGTGGGCAGCAAGCCTCACGGGCGGGTGTTCACCTGGATCGTTCTACGGGAATGCGCAACCGGCCGTCGCCTCGCCGTAGGTAATGTTCACGTGCATGGGGCAGAATCCAGCAGAGCGATAGATTTGCTCGTGGAGACGCTTCGCGCGCACGCCGGCGACGCAGAGATGGTTCTGTTGGGAGACTTCAATTCCGAACCGGGCAGCGAGGCCTACACACACCTCACCGGCCGGGACGGATATGGTTTTGTTGACGCGATGTTGACGGCGGCGGACGTTAGCGGGGATGGCGTCACGACGATCGGGCAGGGACAAGCTGTCCCTGAAGGGGATGCCGGGTTCAAGACCGGGTCTGATGCCCGGCGGATTGACTTCATCTTCGCTGAGCAGGGGCTTGGCGTGGAAGCCTATAACGTCCCCGACAGTGCAATCCGCGACGGCGTGTTCGCATCCGATCACATGCCGCTGGCGGTGATTCTTGAGCTGCCCGACCGTTCACCACCTCCGCCGCAGCCGGAAGGTGAAATAGCGGAGGGGGTGACCTATTCCCGGATCCTGCGCGAGGGCGAGCGTCCGCTGGTTGCTCATATCGTGACAGTTGATCTGACAAACCCGAACTACCGCTTCACGGTGACGCCACAAGATACCTCAGCCGGGGCCGAGTATACGGCTCGTCTGACGTCGAACTATCTTGAAACGACAGGCGCGGCGCTCGCCTTCAATGGAAGTTATTTTCTGCCTTTCTCCGGAGGTAGCCCGGGGGGCGATGACTACTATCCCCATGTCGGAGACCCTGTCAGCGTTTCCGGGGCAGCGATATCAGGGGGCGAGACGGTGTCACCTGTAGAGACAGACATCGATATTCGGGTGAACGCAATGATCTGTTTCGATGCGCTTCGCATTGCCATCAAGGACGGCCAGGCCTGCCCGGCGGGATATTCCGACGGTCTTGCAGCAGGGCCGCATCTTCTGGCAGACGGCAAAACGCGGGATTTCGCGGCTTTCGACAACCGCTACGCATCGACGCCTGCACCGCGAACCGCGGTTGGCATTTCCGCAGACCGAAAAACGGCGTGGATCGTTGCCGTGGACGGTCGTCAGCAGGGATACAGCCTCGGTGCGGACCTGAACGACCTCGTCGCGATCTTCACAAGTCTGGGCGCCAGCGATGCCATCAACCTTGATGGTGGTGGTTCCACAACGCTGGTCGCCCGGTCCGCCGACGGCCTGCCACTTGTCCTGAACCGTCCAATCCATACCGGTGTTCCCGGCCGGGAACGTCCGGTTGCCAACCAGATTGTTTTGCTTCCTGCTACCCAAGCCCGACAAGGAGACTGA